The following nucleotide sequence is from Thioalkalivibrio sp. XN279.
CGGTCGAGCATGAGCCGTTCCACGCCCGGCAGCGGCGACGGCACGAACGCTTCGTCACCGGGGCGAACGACGGCGCGGTCGCCAAAGTCAGATCGAATATCCATTCCTAAATAATATCTCTATGAAATAGTAAGTTCTGCCGTTTTCTTCATGCTCACTATCCGATCTCGCCGACGTCCTGACCAGGCCGCACCTGCGTCGATACCAGCTGTCACCGGTAAAGATCCGCCTTGTCCGGCTTGCCCCAGGCCTCGTAGAGCGCCACCAGGGCCCCGGCGGTTGCAGCGACCCGCACGCTGCCTTCGCCGTCGGCCAGGACCGCCGATTCATGGACCGCCAGCAGCAGCGGCTCGGCCTCACCATAGCGCTGCCGGGTGACCAGCAGCCCGCCCAACGCCTGGCGATAGGCGGCAAGCCCCGGGCTTTCCTCAGCAAAGGCCCGCTCGGCGATGGCGAGCGCGGTCCGCAACTCCGCTTCGGCCTGGTCGAGCTTGCCCCCGAGCTGCAGCACGTAGCTGAGGCTCCGGTGACCCGAGGCCACGTCCGAGTGGTCCGGGCCGTAGGCTCGCCCCATCCTCGCGACCGCGTCCCGGAGCGCCGCCTCGGCGCCCTCGAGATCCCCGGCCCTGCTCAGCACCATCCCGCGGTTGTGCAACGTGCGCGCGACCTCGGGGTTGTCGTCGCCGAGTCCCTCGCGGCGGATCGTGATCACCTCCGCGAGGAGCTCCAGGGTGCGATCGATGTTGCCGAGACGATAGTGGACGTTACCGAGGTTCTCGAGGGCCCTCGCGAGCTCCGGGTGCTGCGCCCCGCCGAGCCGGCGATCGAGCTCGACGGCCTCCTCGAGAATCGGTTGCGCCTCTTCGAGCCGACCCTGGAGCATGACGAAGATGCCGAGATTGTTCAGCGCCGAGGCGGTCTCCATGGTGTCCGCGTCGCTCACCGCCCGCCGGATCGCGATCTCCCGGCGGCTCAAATCCTCGGCAAGGGCGTAGTCCTGGTGGGCGATCTGCGCCAGGACCGCCTTGGTCTGGTAGCACGCGGCGACCTGGAGCGACCGCTCGCCATGTAACGCGAGGCTCATCGCGAGGGCTTCCTCCGTCACCCGCTCGGCCTCCTCGTACTGCCCGGCGTCGGTCAGCAGCCGGCCGAGGAAATCCAGGGTCGTCCCGACCTCCGGACTCGGATCACCGAACACCCTGCGGCGAAGCTCGAGCAGCTCGTGCGCCTGAGCGATGGCCTCGTCGAAGCGCGAGTCCCGCCAGCCGAGCTGAGCGAGGGCCGCCAGCGTCTCGATGGTCTCCGGGTCCTCCCGGCCGAGAAGCCGGGTGCGCATATCCGCGGCCGCCTCGAGCAACGGCCTCGCGCGGTCGTAGCGCCCGAGGTTGTTGTAGGCATTGCCGATGGTGTGCCGCACCTCCGCCTCGACCCCGGGTTGCCCGACGAACGACAAGGCGATCTTGTCGGTTGCCTGGTCGAGCGCCTCGACCACGGAGACGTCGTAGCCCGCCCCCCACGGGTTGGCGGCACTCAGTGTGTCCCGCATGAACTGGTTGACGGCCCGCACCTTGGCCGCCTCGGCCTGGGCCTCCGCCCGCTGGCGCTCGGCCTCGCGCTGCCCCTGGATCGCGGCGACCGTGAGCACCGCCATCACGGCCACCAGCGCCAGCGACGCGCTGGCGACACCCAGCAGCCAGCGCTGTCGCCGGGCCGTCTCGCGCTGGACGAGTGCATCGAGGGGCAGCCCGGTGAGGCCGGCGACCAGCTTCAGCTTGGCCATCCGTTTCCCGTCGGCACCGGGCCGCAGGTCGGCGGCCACCGGCTCGGTGGGGTTGCCGGTCAGCTGCCCTTCAGCATCCAGCCTGAAGCGGAGCGCCGGGGGAAAAACCCCGCAGGTGTCGCGTTCGCCGGGGTCGCCTGTCGCGATCAGCGCGAGCACTCGGGCTTCGCCGTGCATGGTCTTGAACAGGCGGACTTCCTCGTTCACCCAGCGGGAGCCCGCGGCATCGGGTGAAGCGATCACGATAAGGAACATTGAATCCGCCAGCGCCTGGCGCAGCGTGTCCGACAGGTCAGCCCCCGCCGAGATCTCGTCACGGTCGCGAAAGATCGGCGTCAGCCGGGCGGGGACCGCGCCGATGCCGGTCTGCTCACCGACCAGCCGGGACGGCAGCCGAAAGCGCTCCAGGGCGCGATGGAGCCACTGGGCCACCGCCTTGTCCGCGTGGCTGTAGCTGATGAACGCCCGATAGCGCCACTTGTGAGCCATGCGCCCTCCTTCGCGCTCAAGGATCGAACGGCAGCCCCCGGCTGCCGGTGCGAAAGAACAATTGCCTAAAAAATAGATACTTCAGTGGGTTTCTTAACGCCAGGCATCAGGTCCTGACCGCCCTTTCCGACGCCCGGTCCACGCCCTTCCCCCGGTGCGGAGGCGCGCAGGCCCAGCCACAATGCCAGCGCGCCCAGCCCGAGCCCGAGCGCCGCCACCACGGCGGTCGGCAGCTCCCCGATGCTGCGGAAGGCCGCCTGCCAAGGCGCCCACCCCGCGAGCCACTGGAAGGCGATGCTGGAAGTGACGAGGAACAGCGCCGCCATCAGGAAGGGCCGGCCATGTTTCGGCGCCTTCCAGTAAAGGCCAAGGGCGATGGCGAGCCCGATCGCGTTGCCAAGGTGAACGCCGATGACGAACAGGTGCATGTCTTCCGGACCGCGGACCTGCAACCCGGGGACGTAAAAATTGAACAGCCTGGAGGCGATCGGCGTGGACAGCAGCAGGACTGTTGCCAGCAGGTAGCGGGCGTGGAGCTGGACTCGGCGGCGGTGGCGCAGCGCGCCGTAGTAGAAGCCGGCGAAAAACAGCACCGCCAGCAGGTCGAGCAAGCCGAGGCCTGCGCCGAAGACCTGGTAGAACGGGTGGCCCGCAAAGGTCTGTTGCGCCATCGACTTCAACACCAGGAAGCCGCTGCCCAGAAACAGGGGCGCGAGAACGAAACTGCTCCGCCCGGCCGCCCGGTGGAGGGAGCGCCTGCCATGGTGAATCGCCCAGCTTTGGGCCATCAGCATCAGTAGCCACAGAGAGGCCGTGATGCCGTGGGCATGAAGTGTCCACGGCACCTCGCCGAGGCGGGAAAAATAGCCGGGCCAGAAGGCCAGCCCGACCAGCGGAATCAAGGCCAGCAGGTACCAGTGAGCGTGTGGATACGGCATCGCTCTCTCCCCTCCACGTGGTTCCGGTTATTGTTTTTCTGCTGCGCGAGGCTTGAATATAGGCGCCCTCCTGCCACCCCGCCAGCCGGCCCCGATTGCTGGCGCGGCGGGAACCTTCAGCGTAGACTGCCGGTCTTACAGATCACTGGGGGCGACATGGCTTCGACGTGTGTCGCAAAACCCGGGGTGCATGCCGAGGTGCAGGGACCTCGTAAAACACTTTGCAAACTTTAGTTGCCAACGACGACAACTACGCACTCGCCGCCTAAAACCCGGTAGGGTGCCGTCTGACTGGACGCGTGCTTGTGAGCACCAGATTTCAGGCGTCATAACTCACAAGATCGCCGTGAAGCCCGCCCGGGGCGGAGCGGTTAAATTTCTCGAGGGATCGCCGTCTGTTTTCCCTGTCCGTCGGGTAGCAGCCGGTTAAAACAATAGACGCGAATAAGCATGTAGACCTCCGGGCGGAGGGCTCGCGGACGCGGGTTCGATTCCCGCCGCCTCCACCACTTACCAACCTAAGCCGCTGATTTTATTGGCGGCTTATTTTTTGGATTAGGCTCCAGAAGGCTGGATTCGGCTCGGTTTTGTCAGCATTTTGTCAGCCTCAGCAGAGGAGTAAGTTGCTGATATTTTGGCCGGCATGGAACCTCGGGGTTGGATTTTAGTCAGCCTCATCCACTTGAAGTCCAGCGCAAAACCGGCACTCGGCTTTCGCCGCCCACCAGTTCCGCGCCCGCCAAGTGCCTGGCTTCGTGATCTGCGGAATGTAACAGACGTCTGGTTCGTAGCTTGACGGCCACTCGCCTCTACTCTTTATGTATCCACGACATACGGCGATCTGGTGTCCCATAGATCGGATCGTTCCATCCCACCTCGTTAACTCGTTG
It contains:
- a CDS encoding tetratricopeptide repeat protein, giving the protein MAHKWRYRAFISYSHADKAVAQWLHRALERFRLPSRLVGEQTGIGAVPARLTPIFRDRDEISAGADLSDTLRQALADSMFLIVIASPDAAGSRWVNEEVRLFKTMHGEARVLALIATGDPGERDTCGVFPPALRFRLDAEGQLTGNPTEPVAADLRPGADGKRMAKLKLVAGLTGLPLDALVQRETARRQRWLLGVASASLALVAVMAVLTVAAIQGQREAERQRAEAQAEAAKVRAVNQFMRDTLSAANPWGAGYDVSVVEALDQATDKIALSFVGQPGVEAEVRHTIGNAYNNLGRYDRARPLLEAAADMRTRLLGREDPETIETLAALAQLGWRDSRFDEAIAQAHELLELRRRVFGDPSPEVGTTLDFLGRLLTDAGQYEEAERVTEEALAMSLALHGERSLQVAACYQTKAVLAQIAHQDYALAEDLSRREIAIRRAVSDADTMETASALNNLGIFVMLQGRLEEAQPILEEAVELDRRLGGAQHPELARALENLGNVHYRLGNIDRTLELLAEVITIRREGLGDDNPEVARTLHNRGMVLSRAGDLEGAEAALRDAVARMGRAYGPDHSDVASGHRSLSYVLQLGGKLDQAEAELRTALAIAERAFAEESPGLAAYRQALGGLLVTRQRYGEAEPLLLAVHESAVLADGEGSVRVAATAGALVALYEAWGKPDKADLYR